GTGCCGCCCGTGGCGGCGAGAGCGGCTCCTCCAGTGGCGGTGCCGATCGCGGCACCCACACCATTGTGTCCGTACATGTGTTCCTCCTTTCCGAGCGTCAAAGACGCTCGACGTTGTCGCGGGCCGGCATGGCACCACGCGTGTGCCGGAGCGGAGGCCGCCTGGTCGGCGACTTTCGTGAGGTCGAGGGTGTTGTGGGGCGTGAGTGGCACCACAGCGTCGTACTCCTCGACCGGGATCTCGCTCCCGCGTCCCACGTCGTCCGTGGGGGTCCAGGACGTTCACAGCGGCTCCCGCGCCAAGAGCTCGACCGCGTGACGGGGCGGAGCTCTCCCGCTGTTGTTCCGTCTGTGCTCTAGAGCCGCTCGATGTGCTGGGCGCGCGTCATGACGCCGCGGGTGTCGAGGACGTAGGCGGCCTCGGCGGCGAGTTGCGTGAGGTCGAATTCGCCGTGTTGGGTGAGCAGGAGGACGGCGTCGAAGTCGGCAACGCTCGTGCCGTCTCCCGCGGATGCGAAGGGGATGTCCCGGCGGCCGCCTTCGGTCAGGTAGGGGTCGACGACGGTGACATCGGCGCCCATGGCGCGCAGCCGGTCGATGACCTGGATGGCCGGTGATTGGCGGGCGTCGGACGTGCCGGGCTTGTAGGCGGCGCCGAGGGCGAGGATGCGGGCCCCGTGCACGCTGCGGCGGAAGCGGCGGCTGAGTGCATCCTGCAGGCGGCGCACCACGTAGTCGGGCTGGCTTTCGTTGATGTCCTGGGCCAGCTCAACGAGCCTGAAGGTCTGCCCGTGCTGCGTTTTGACGTGATGGCTGAGGTAGACGGGGTCGATGGGCAGGCAGTGTCCGCCGACGCCGGGGCCGGGCAGGAACTTGGTGAACCCGAACGGCTTGGTCGCGGCCAACTCCAGGGTGTGCCAGACGTCCACGCCGAGGGTGTGTGCCATCCGGGAGAGTTCGTTGACCAGGGCGATGTTGACGTGCCGGTAGGTGTTCTCGAACACCTTGGCCAGCTCGGCTTCTTCCAGACCGGAGGCCGGCACGGTGACGTCGGTGACGGAGTCGTAGAAGGCCTTCACGCGGCGCAGGCAGGCTTGTGTGAGACCAGCAACGATCTTGGGCGTGTTTTCCAGACGCCAGAGCGTGTTGCCGGGGTCGATGCGCTCGGGGCTGAACCCGACATGGAAGTCGCGTCCGGCGATGAGGCCCGAGCCCTCCTCCAGCAGAGGGACGAGCACATCGCGGGTGGTACCGGGGTGCGTGGTCGACTCCAGTACCACGGTGGCGCCCGGCTCCAGCCATCTGGCCAGGGTTCGGCCGGCCTCGCGCACACAACTGAGGTCGGGGGCACGGTCGGTCAGCGGTGTCGGTACCGTGATGACGGCGACGTCGAAACCCTTGAGATCCTTCGGATCCGAGGTCGGGGTGTAGGCCCCCGATTGCAGCACGTCCTGCAGACGAGTCGAGTCGATGTCCTCGATGTAGGACGAGCCGGTGGCCAGTCGCTGGCAGCGGTTTTGGTCGGGTTCGTAGCCAGTCACGATGTAGCCGGCCTCGGCGGCCTGCAGGGCCAGAGGCAGGCCGACATAGCCCTGCCCTAGAACGCAGATGTGCATGGTGGTGTCCTCCCCTTGATCCGGCTCGCAGGCATGCGGGTCTGGCGCAGGAAACTCTCCATGCCGAGCCGCAGGTAGCCGGGGTCTTCGTTGTAGGCGGGTATCAGGATCGAGACGTGCAGCGCGTCCAGCCGGCGACGGGCGCGGCCGGTCAGGTGCGGTACCCGCTCGAGGTGGTACATGAAGGCCTGCAGCAGGAACACCAGGAACAGGCTGATCCAGACCACGGTGAGCTGGCTGCGAGTCTCGGCGTCGGTGGCGAAGGCGACCACTGCGTGATGCGTGGCCCACGCGGCGGCCGACAGAACAACGATGATGCCCATGACGACGGTCGCGGACCGGTGCTGATGGGCGCTCAGCACCGGCGCACTGCGCTGACGGCGACTCACTTGCCGTGCCGCGCTGGGGACGTGGACGTGGACGTGGACGTGGCCTCGTCGGCGGCGAGCGTGCGGCGGAACCCGAAACGAATGCACAGCAGACCCGAGCAGAGCAGGCCCGCCGCGGTGGCGAACATCGAGCCGCCGATCGGATAGCTGATGCCACCGATCACCAGAACCGGAGCCCCCGTCTGCGCAAGCTGAGCGTGTCCAGGCATACGTATATCCCCCCCGTGGGAACGGCCGTTGGATGGAAAAAATGATAGGAGCAACTGTGGAGGTTCCGTGCAGTCCTTGAACTTTGAAAGAGCTTTCTATGCCCACCGGAGGGGCACCATCCGGTACGGCAACGGAGAGTAATGCCAGGTCAGTGACACACAAGCATGATCGAATCCCGTGACACAACTGCGACATTCAATTTCCGGCACCCGCGCCAAACGGCCTCTCACGTCACACCTGTCACACCGTCAAGTGCCGCTCACCCTCCAATCGTTGGCCAACGATCGCCCCGATCCATGGCCAACGGTCAATTAAATTCAATGAAGAAGCGGAATATAAAACCGGAGCCATGGCGCGCCACTTGGGCGGCGCAGCCCACAAGGAAACGTGGCCTGCGATGCGTTCAAGCCAGGGAAGCCGAAAGGTTCACGCCAGCAATGCGCATGCCGGATCGTCATGCGGTCCGACTGTCGCGGGCGGTCAATTCGGCCACGCCACGCTCCCGCACGGCCTGGTCGTGGAGGTCGCGGCGGGCACCACCAGATATTCGGTTGTCACCGTCATGAGACTGCGATGACGAGGCGGGGCGCCTCAGCCGGGAGGCGCCCCACCCTGCTGTCTCACCTCGGGGGATGGCGGATCACCGGGTACATCGGGTCGTGCGGCGCCTGGTGACGGGCCACGGGCAACACCCTTGCCGCCGACCGGTCGACGGATAGGGTGACCTGGTGCTTTCGAACATAGGTCCCCTTGGGCTGCTCTTCGTCACAGCAGCGTTCCTTCTCCTCATCGCGCCGACGGTGATCGCCTACCGCAGGAAGGTGGCACGCCTGTGGCTGGTTGTCGTGGTCAACCTGGCTGGCATCACGGGCGTGTTGTGGTTCGTGGCCCTGTACATGGCGATGACGATGCGCACCCGCGCAGCTGACATCACACCCCCGCACGTCCCGAGGGGCACCGCCCTGAGCTAGAGGCAAGGGGAGAGAGCAGCCGAATGACACTCAAAGGGACGCTTGGCCTCCACCGTGGTGGTCATGCCGTCCACGGTCGCAGCCGCGGAACGCCTGCTCAAGCTGGTCGGTGACCACGTACTCGCGCACGCGCTGCCCGGACTCGCCAAAGCAGCAGGCTGCGGCTGCTGGTGTGCGCGCCGTCGGCGGTCTCGGGTGGGCTCTGGCCGTGGTGGGTGTGCAGCAGCCGTGGCCCTTCGCCGGGCGGCTGGACTCTGCCGCGGGGTGCGCAGTCGGCGATGTGGCGGGGCAGTGGCGGCCTCGGCATGGGGCTAGCCGCGGCCCGTGCCTGTGCGTGGCTCGAAGGAGTGGGTCGCGGCGCCGTCTTGGTCGCGGCGCGGGCCCTGCAGCGTCCTGCCCGGAGGCGGTGCCGCGCCGGCCGTGTTGACGCGGGGGAGCGCGTAGGGGTGGTCCTCGGTCAGCCAGCGCATCATCCGCTCACGGACCGTGACCCTCACCGTCCAGATATCGTCCGCGTCCTTGGCCGTGACCAGGGCGCGCACCTGCATGGTGTTAGGAGTGGAATCCGTGACGGCGAGCCCGTAGTCGCGTCCGTCCCAGGCCGGGCACTCGCGCAGGATGTCGCGCAGCTTCTCGCGCATGGCCTCCACCGGCGCCGAGTGGTCGACGTGGAAGAAGACGATGCCGGTCATCTGGGCGCTGCCACGCGACCAGTTCTCGAACGGCTTCGAGGTGAAGTACGAGACGGGCATCGTGATCCGCCGCTCGTCCCAGGTCCGTACCGTCAGAAAGGTCAGGGTGATCTCGTCGACGGTGCCCCACTCGCCGTCCACCACGACCGTGTCGCCGAGGCGCACCATGTCGCCGAAGGCGATCTGCAGCCCGGCGAAGAGGTTCGACAGCGTGGACTGTGCGGCGACACCGGCGACGATGCCGAGGACGCCGGCCGAGGCGAGCAGCGAGGCGCCGGCCGCCCGCATCGCCGGGAAGGTGAGCAGCATCGCGGCGACCGCGACCACACCGACGATCGCGGACACCACCCGCTGGATCAGCGACACCTGGGTGCGGACCCGGCGGACCCGGGCGGGGTCGCGGTGCGCGGTCGCGTAGCGGGTGTACGAGGTCTCCACGATGGCGGCGGCGATGCGCACCACCAGCCAGGCCGTGGAGCCGATGAGGGTCAGCGTCAGGATCCGGCCGATGCCGATGGAGTGCTCCTCCAGCAGCTTGGCCTCCGCGTAAGACCCTCTGAGCATGGCGGTGCACAGAACGAGTTGGAAGGGGACACGGCCGCGACGGAGCAGCCCCCACAGCGGGGTCTCGTGGTGCCGGCCGTCCGCGCGTCGCAGCAGCCGGTCCACGGCCCACCCGACGAGCAGCGTGAGCACGACCGAGCCGCCGACGACGATCACCGGGCGCAGTACGTTCTCCATGCCCCCGACCGTAACCGGCCCGTCGCGGTCCAAACCTGGAGCCGGAAGCCGCCACGCGGGCCCGTGCGGCGTCGTCGGTCCAGGCTGGCCCCATGGAGCCCATGAACGTCATGCTCCTTCACTCCACCTACGGGCTGCGGCCGGCGGTGCGCGCCGCGGCGGACCGGCTGCGTGCCGCGGGGGCACGAGGTGTGAACACCCGACCTCTTCGAGGGCCGCACCTTCGACACCGTGGAGGAGGGAATGGCCTTCAACGAGGAGATCGGCAAGGACGAGCTCCTCAAGCGCGCCGTGCTCGCCGCCGTGCCCTGCTCCGAGCGAGGCCTGGTGTACGTGGGCTTCTCCGTCGGCGCGTCGATCGCGCAGACCCTCGCCCTGGGCGACGACAGGCCCGGGGACTGCTGCTCCTGCACGGCACTTCGGGCATCGCGGAGAGCGCCTCGGTGGACGAGCTGCCGGTCCAGCTGCACGTCGCCGAGCCGGACCAGTTCGAGACGGACGACTGGCTGAGCGCCCGATACGAGGTAGAGGTAGCACCCCCGACACCCGAAAGATCACGTCCCCGCGCCTGCTGCCCGCGCCCGCTCGCTGCCCCGCGGGGTTCCGGCATTCCGAACCCGGCCGCCATGTACCGGGCCGCGCACGCCTGGAGGAACGAGGGGTCACTGACACGGGCCGCGATCTCACCCACCCGGCCAGCCGCCGCACACGCCACCACCCTTGCTGCCCGTGGCCGATGTGCCCGGCGCGTGGCGTGGGGGAGGGGACGGTGAGGCTGTCGGGCTCGGATGGTCGCCGTCTGGTCGGACACGTTCTTTCCCCGGGTTTCCACGCCCCCACAGCCACCTGTACCGCCCGCCGGCCCGGCTGGTCCCTGACCGTGACCTGCTCCTGGCAGCGGACCTGCCGGATTGTCAGTGGCCGTCCCTAGACTGCGAGTTGACGTCATCTGCTGGATCCTGAACCCATGCACACTTTCAAAACTAACTCTATCGACACCTCGATAAGGGCATGCTTATGATGCCCTGCATGAAGAGTTCGACGTTCGTCATGGTCCATGTCGGCCAGAGCACTGAAGCCCAGCGCAACCTCGTCCACGGCATCGAGACACTGTCCTGGGGCTTCCCCGAGGAAAAACCCGAATACAGGGACGCCCACCCGCAGTTCGCGCTCCTGGCCACCGGAGCCTCGCCGCGAGTCCAGCTCGAGAACTGGCTTCAGGACACCGCAACGCTCTACCTCTTCCAGGTCCGCGGCGGCTTCTACGAGGGCCGGTCCTGGCACTGGCCCGACGAAGAGGCCGAGCGGCGCCTGAAGTACCCCCAGCGCTTCGGCATCGAACCCCTCGCGCGGCTCGAGAACATCCCCCTGGGCCCCAAGGGACCGCTCACCGAAGCAGGCAGCGACGCCATCCGCCGCTCAGGCACCGACCGGGGCATGGGCAAGCTCGTTCAGATGCCGGCCCAGCGCCTCCTGGAGCTGGCCAGGATCCCCTTCGACCCCGACGAGCCCGAAGACGTGCCCCTGGACAAGTCACCGGGCTTCACGGCGGAACAGGTGGAGGGCAAGAAGAAGCCCCAGCGGCGCCGCCGCGGCGCCGGCTACATCTCCGACCCGAAGAAACGCAAAGCCATCGAACTGCACGCAGAGAACCACGCAGTTGCCCACTACGAGAAGCACGGCTGGACGGTCGAGAGGCTGGGCAAGCCCTACGACCTGCGCTGCACCCGCGGCACGGAAGAACTCCATGTCGAGGTCAAAGGCACCACGGGAGCCGCGACGAGCGTAGAGCTGACGATCAACGAGGTCCTGCACGCCAGGGACAAGGACAACACCGTCGACCTCTACGTCGTCAGCGACATCAAGGTCGATACCCAGACCGACCCCTACACCGCCAGCGGCAACAAGATCACGCTCTTCACCGACTGGGAGCCGGCCGAGGAGGACCTGAGGCCCCGCAAGTACGAGTACCGGCTCCCGGACACCACCGGCTGACCCCCGCGGGGCCCGGTCGCGGCAAGAGAAGCCCAAGGGCTTGACGCCCAGACACCTGCCCCGCAGCGCCAGGCTGCCACGGGTGCCTGATCAGACGGGGCGCCCGGCGACAGCTCACTTCGATCACTGCCCGCGCCAGGTCCCGTTGTGGTTCGTGTGGGACGGGGATGCGGTCTGGGTGTGCGCGAGCGTGACGTTGGCGATGGTGCGTAAGGTGCGCATAGATCCGAGGGTGCGCCTGTCACTGCCGGACACCTTCGATGTCGTGCTGCTCCAAGGTGCGGCGCAGTGCTTCACGCACCGGGACGTGCCGGTGGACGCAGTGGACGCTTTCGCCGGCAGGTTCGGCTGGGACCCACGCGTGGTGGACGGCCCCTTTGCGTATCTGCGGATAGCGCCGAAGGTGGTAGGTGCTTGGTGCGGGGGAGCCGGAGTTGAGCGGCAGGGTCATCATGCGTGACGCGCTTGGCTGCAGTGGTGGCTGCCGTGGCCGGACGCCCTGCCTGTAGTGGACCTCCCGCTCGCGGTGCCGGTGCCCGGCTATTTGCCGGCGTCCTCGGCGATGGTGTGGGCGACGAGGGCGTTGGCGTGGCCGTGGCCCACACCGTGTTCGGACTTGAGCCAGTTGACGAGCTCCATGTGCTTGCTGAGGGGGGCGGCGCGGATGAGCTCTTTCCATTCGGCGATCGGGCGGCCGTACTTCTTCTCGATGGAGGGGAAGTAGCTGGCAGGGCCCTTCACTTGGGTGGCCACGGGTGTCCTCGTTTCCTGTCTGGATGATCTTGATGCTGTCGATGATTCATTGGAGCGGCGGTCGGCACCGGTTAAAGGTTCGCCGGGGTGGTGGTCAGGCGGGTCGTCAGCGCGGTGGGTCACAGCAGGCCGAGACCCGCGCCGGCGGTGATGGCCAGGACGGAGGCGGCGGGGGCCGCGAAGCGGCGTGCTGCGCTGCCCTGAGCGTCTGGGTCATGCACGAGCCTTCCTCGCGTGGTGGTGTCTTCATCTGACCGACGGGAACCGGCAAAGTCATCGGTCTGGACAAGGTGCGCTAGATCACGAGCACCTCGTCCGATCGCACGGAACACGCCTCGCCCGCTACCTCGCGGGCCACCCAGCCCGATCCACGGGCCAACTTCACCATGCTGTCCCCGACACTCGAAACCGACGGGTTCGGCAGATTCCTGAAGGATGCCGGTTCCCAACCCGGGAGGAGAGGCCGCCTTGTCGCACCCTGTCTCGCTTGGGGTCGGCTCCGGAACCATCGCTCTTGTGGCGGGGCCGGGAAATCTGCCGGGGCCGTGGTCATCGGGATGTAGCCGGTGCCTCAACTGCACGGACAGGAGGGCCGGTTGAACCGCCGGTGGGGTCGGGTACCGTTGTCGGGGTGTCTGACATCATGCGGCCGTGATCACTGCGGACGACAACCTGCTGGCCAGCCTGGACGAAGTGCACTGGTCGAAACTGAACCATGCCCACGGGACGGCCG
The DNA window shown above is from Streptomyces sp. NBC_01445 and carries:
- a CDS encoding DUF4287 domain-containing protein, whose protein sequence is MATQVKGPASYFPSIEKKYGRPIAEWKELIRAAPLSKHMELVNWLKSEHGVGHGHANALVAHTIAEDAGK
- a CDS encoding superinfection immunity protein translates to MLSNIGPLGLLFVTAAFLLLIAPTVIAYRRKVARLWLVVVVNLAGITGVLWFVALYMAMTMRTRAADITPPHVPRGTALS
- a CDS encoding protein NO VEIN domain-containing protein, producing the protein MKSSTFVMVHVGQSTEAQRNLVHGIETLSWGFPEEKPEYRDAHPQFALLATGASPRVQLENWLQDTATLYLFQVRGGFYEGRSWHWPDEEAERRLKYPQRFGIEPLARLENIPLGPKGPLTEAGSDAIRRSGTDRGMGKLVQMPAQRLLELARIPFDPDEPEDVPLDKSPGFTAEQVEGKKKPQRRRRGAGYISDPKKRKAIELHAENHAVAHYEKHGWTVERLGKPYDLRCTRGTEELHVEVKGTTGAATSVELTINEVLHARDKDNTVDLYVVSDIKVDTQTDPYTASGNKITLFTDWEPAEEDLRPRKYEYRLPDTTG
- a CDS encoding mechanosensitive ion channel family protein, translated to MENVLRPVIVVGGSVVLTLLVGWAVDRLLRRADGRHHETPLWGLLRRGRVPFQLVLCTAMLRGSYAEAKLLEEHSIGIGRILTLTLIGSTAWLVVRIAAAIVETSYTRYATAHRDPARVRRVRTQVSLIQRVVSAIVGVVAVAAMLLTFPAMRAAGASLLASAGVLGIVAGVAAQSTLSNLFAGLQIAFGDMVRLGDTVVVDGEWGTVDEITLTFLTVRTWDERRITMPVSYFTSKPFENWSRGSAQMTGIVFFHVDHSAPVEAMREKLRDILRECPAWDGRDYGLAVTDSTPNTMQVRALVTAKDADDIWTVRVTVRERMMRWLTEDHPYALPRVNTAGAAPPPGRTLQGPRRDQDGAATHSFEPRTGTGRG
- a CDS encoding nucleotide sugar dehydrogenase — protein: MHICVLGQGYVGLPLALQAAEAGYIVTGYEPDQNRCQRLATGSSYIEDIDSTRLQDVLQSGAYTPTSDPKDLKGFDVAVITVPTPLTDRAPDLSCVREAGRTLARWLEPGATVVLESTTHPGTTRDVLVPLLEEGSGLIAGRDFHVGFSPERIDPGNTLWRLENTPKIVAGLTQACLRRVKAFYDSVTDVTVPASGLEEAELAKVFENTYRHVNIALVNELSRMAHTLGVDVWHTLELAATKPFGFTKFLPGPGVGGHCLPIDPVYLSHHVKTQHGQTFRLVELAQDINESQPDYVVRRLQDALSRRFRRSVHGARILALGAAYKPGTSDARQSPAIQVIDRLRAMGADVTVVDPYLTEGGRRDIPFASAGDGTSVADFDAVLLLTQHGEFDLTQLAAEAAYVLDTRGVMTRAQHIERL